Proteins encoded together in one Corynebacterium liangguodongii window:
- the uvrC gene encoding excinuclease ABC subunit UvrC, producing MANPESYRPAPGTIPTEPGVYKFRDSSGRVVYVGKAKNLRARLNNYFQPPAQLHPRTRQMVSTAASVEWTVVASEVEALQLEYTWIKRFDPWFNVMYRDDKTYPMLAVSVGERFPRAFFYRGPRRKGVRYFGPYSHAWAVRETLDLLTRVFPIRTCSNGVYNRHQSLGRPCLLGYIDKCSAPCVGRVDEAEYDEIVRGFMAFLSGRTDTVVKELTRRMNDAAAALEFEKAARLRDDLEAVNKVMERQTVVLGGDTDADLIAFDTDELEAAVQIFIVRGGRIRAQRGWVVEKTGDEPGSRERLEEGQADPALPSLVRDFLVQYYSDAVERVNEEKAEDARLAASKVRRRGVDQESVAAPAPPVPVPHEILVCDEPAEAPEVAELLCELRGAAVDVRVPQRGDKAALMQTVKRNASEALHQHKLKRVGDLTARSQALKDIQDALGMDEAPLRMECTDISHIQGTDVVASLVVFEDGLPKKSDYRRYRIKEAAGEGRSDDVGSIAEVTRRRFKRYNDDKLANPDEEAGAMMFAEEAAEVEATSTRRFAYPPQLFIVDGGKPQVNAAQAVFDELGIVDVRLIGLAKRLEEVWVPEDDEPVILPRNSDGLYLLQQIRDEAHRFAITYHRQQRSKRMRASALDGVPGLGPARRSDLVKHFGSVKKVKEASVEQIQEVKGVGPKLAEVIFAHLHKDDPLPGPGGMN from the coding sequence GTGGCCAATCCCGAAAGCTACCGGCCTGCGCCGGGCACCATCCCGACCGAGCCCGGGGTGTATAAGTTTCGCGACTCCTCCGGCCGCGTCGTCTACGTAGGCAAGGCGAAAAACTTGCGGGCGCGGCTTAACAACTACTTCCAGCCGCCCGCCCAGCTCCACCCGCGCACCCGGCAGATGGTCTCTACCGCCGCGTCGGTGGAGTGGACCGTTGTTGCCAGCGAGGTCGAGGCGCTCCAGCTCGAATACACCTGGATCAAGCGCTTTGACCCGTGGTTCAACGTCATGTACCGCGATGATAAGACCTACCCCATGCTCGCCGTGAGCGTTGGGGAGCGCTTCCCGCGGGCGTTTTTCTACCGCGGCCCGCGCCGCAAAGGGGTGCGCTACTTCGGCCCGTACTCGCACGCGTGGGCGGTGCGCGAGACCCTCGATTTGCTCACGCGCGTCTTTCCCATCCGCACGTGCTCGAACGGGGTATATAACCGCCACCAGTCCCTCGGGCGGCCGTGCCTGCTCGGCTACATCGACAAGTGCTCGGCGCCGTGTGTGGGACGCGTCGACGAGGCGGAGTACGACGAGATCGTGCGCGGCTTCATGGCGTTTTTGTCCGGCCGGACCGACACGGTAGTCAAGGAGCTGACGCGGCGGATGAATGATGCCGCAGCCGCGCTCGAGTTTGAAAAGGCCGCGCGGCTTCGCGACGACCTCGAGGCTGTGAACAAGGTCATGGAGCGCCAAACCGTCGTGCTCGGCGGGGACACTGATGCGGACCTCATCGCCTTCGACACCGACGAGCTGGAGGCGGCGGTGCAGATCTTCATCGTGCGCGGCGGCCGGATCCGCGCCCAGCGCGGCTGGGTGGTGGAGAAAACCGGCGACGAGCCGGGCAGCCGGGAGCGCCTCGAGGAGGGGCAGGCGGACCCGGCCTTGCCCTCTTTGGTGCGCGACTTTTTGGTGCAGTACTACTCCGATGCGGTCGAGAGGGTTAACGAGGAAAAGGCGGAAGACGCGCGGCTCGCCGCCTCTAAGGTGCGCCGCCGCGGGGTGGACCAGGAATCGGTCGCCGCGCCGGCGCCCCCGGTGCCCGTGCCGCACGAGATCCTCGTGTGCGACGAGCCCGCGGAGGCCCCCGAGGTCGCCGAGCTCCTCTGCGAGCTGCGCGGCGCCGCAGTCGACGTGAGGGTGCCGCAGCGCGGGGACAAGGCCGCGCTCATGCAGACCGTCAAGCGCAACGCCTCCGAGGCGCTGCACCAGCACAAGCTCAAGCGGGTCGGCGACCTCACCGCCCGCTCGCAGGCGCTTAAGGACATCCAGGACGCCCTCGGCATGGACGAGGCCCCCCTGCGGATGGAGTGCACCGACATCTCCCACATCCAGGGCACCGACGTGGTGGCGTCCCTGGTGGTCTTCGAAGACGGGCTGCCGAAGAAGTCCGACTACCGCCGCTACCGCATCAAGGAGGCCGCGGGGGAGGGGCGCTCCGACGACGTCGGTTCGATCGCGGAGGTCACGCGCAGGCGCTTTAAGCGCTACAACGACGACAAGCTGGCCAACCCCGACGAGGAGGCGGGAGCGATGATGTTTGCCGAGGAGGCCGCGGAGGTGGAGGCCACCAGCACGAGGCGGTTTGCCTACCCGCCGCAGCTCTTCATCGTCGACGGCGGCAAGCCGCAGGTCAACGCAGCCCAGGCCGTCTTCGACGAGCTCGGCATCGTCGACGTGCGGCTCATCGGCCTGGCCAAGCGCCTCGAGGAAGTCTGGGTCCCCGAGGACGACGAGCCCGTGATCCTGCCGCGCAACTCCGATGGCCTCTACCTGCTCCAGCAGATCCGCGACGAGGCCCACCGCTTCGCCATCACCTACCACCGGCAGCAGCGCTCCAAGCGCATGCGGGCCTCCGCCCTCGACGGGGTGCCGGGGCTCGGCCCGGCGCGGCGCAGCGACCTGGTGAAGCACTTCGGGAGCGTGAAGAAGGTCAAAGAGGCCTCCGTCGAGCAGATCCAAGAGGTCAAGGGCGTCGGTCCGAAGCTCGCCGAGGTGATCTTCGCGCACCTTCACAAGGACGATCCGCTCCCAGGGCCGGGTGGGATGAACTAG
- a CDS encoding PH domain-containing protein, which produces MAAKQTRQLSDEDLTRLYAADPHAVTSTKPWELELRSPFLKKVAIGWVVVVMAVHIFMGAVVDAGFTGLDFTLVDKLAFPGIGVIISALSYVALTRPRVRVNADGVEVRNIIGTRFYPWLVIYGLSFPRSARMARLELPEFEYVPLWAIQAADGKGALAAVDKFRALEAAYMPES; this is translated from the coding sequence GTGGCGGCGAAACAGACACGGCAGCTCAGCGACGAGGACTTAACGCGCCTCTATGCCGCTGACCCGCACGCGGTGACCTCGACGAAGCCGTGGGAGCTCGAGCTGCGCTCGCCGTTTCTTAAGAAGGTGGCCATCGGGTGGGTCGTTGTGGTGATGGCAGTGCACATCTTCATGGGCGCCGTGGTGGACGCCGGGTTTACCGGGCTTGATTTCACGCTCGTTGACAAGCTCGCCTTCCCCGGCATCGGGGTGATCATCTCGGCTCTTTCTTACGTAGCCCTCACTAGGCCCCGCGTGCGGGTCAACGCCGATGGGGTGGAGGTACGCAACATCATCGGCACCCGGTTCTACCCGTGGCTCGTGATCTACGGCCTGTCCTTCCCGCGCTCGGCGCGCATGGCCCGCCTCGAGCTGCCCGAGTTCGAGTACGTGCCGCTGTGGGCGATCCAGGCGGCGGACGGGAAGGGCGCGCTCGCGGCCGTCGATAAGTTCCGTGCCCTTGAAGCCGCCTACATGCCGGAGAGCTAA
- the ribH gene encoding 6,7-dimethyl-8-ribityllumazine synthase, with amino-acid sequence MAHQGAPEVPRPNAEGARVAVVSTRWNEKIVALLHERAVSTARELGAKVDEYWVSGAFELPVLAQACARRYDAVVALGCVIRGETAHFTYVCESVTSGLTRVALDEETPVGNGVLTVDDEDQALERAGGEDAKEDKGAEAVLAALGALDELAKVRQLAPKQTQTRT; translated from the coding sequence TTGGCACACCAAGGGGCACCAGAGGTACCGAGACCGAACGCCGAGGGGGCGCGGGTCGCGGTCGTATCCACGCGGTGGAACGAGAAGATCGTTGCCCTGCTGCACGAGCGCGCGGTCTCCACGGCGCGCGAGCTCGGGGCGAAGGTCGACGAGTACTGGGTCTCCGGGGCGTTCGAGTTGCCGGTTCTCGCCCAGGCGTGCGCGAGGCGCTACGACGCGGTCGTCGCGCTCGGCTGCGTGATTCGGGGAGAGACCGCTCACTTTACCTACGTGTGTGAGTCGGTCACCTCGGGGCTGACCAGGGTCGCGCTCGACGAGGAGACCCCCGTGGGCAACGGCGTGCTCACCGTCGACGACGAGGACCAGGCGCTCGAGCGCGCCGGTGGCGAGGACGCGAAGGAAGACAAGGGCGCCGAGGCGGTGCTCGCCGCGCTTGGGGCACTCGACGAGCTGGCGAAGGTCCGCCAGCTGGCGCCGAAGCAGACGCAGACGCGGACCTAG
- a CDS encoding bifunctional 3,4-dihydroxy-2-butanone-4-phosphate synthase/GTP cyclohydrolase II, whose translation MSERISLDGVEDAIAAIARGEAVVVVDDEDRENEGDLIFAAERATPELVAFMVRHTSGYICVSLEPEAADRLQLPPMVARNEDARATAYAVTVDAATGTTGISARSRAETITRLADPARGPEDFTRPGHVVPLRARPGGVLARNGHTEAAVDLSRLAGLRPAGALCEIVSEDDPTDMARGPELRRFADEHGLAMISIAQLIEYRRRHERFVTRRTETLLPTDFGEFRAYGYSNDIDGTEHVALVVGDVAGGSDVLVRVHSECLTGDVFASRRCDCGPQLHESMRRVQQAGRGVIVYVRGHEGRGIGLVAKLEAYRLQDAGLDTVDANLEQGLPIDAREYSVAGQILADLGVESFEVLSNNPEKVEALAGFGPVVSGRTRIEIVPSHDNIRYLRTKRERLGHDLPSVEAWDVTPGGR comes from the coding sequence ATGAGTGAGCGGATTTCCCTGGACGGCGTCGAAGACGCCATCGCGGCGATCGCCCGCGGGGAGGCGGTCGTTGTTGTCGACGACGAAGACAGGGAAAACGAAGGCGACCTGATCTTCGCCGCCGAGCGCGCAACGCCCGAGCTCGTTGCCTTTATGGTGCGCCACACCTCCGGCTACATCTGCGTCTCGCTGGAGCCGGAGGCGGCCGACAGGCTCCAGCTTCCCCCGATGGTGGCGCGCAACGAGGACGCCCGCGCGACCGCGTACGCTGTGACGGTCGACGCCGCGACGGGGACAACGGGCATCTCGGCGCGCTCGCGGGCCGAGACCATCACGCGGCTGGCCGACCCGGCGCGGGGCCCGGAGGATTTCACCCGCCCCGGCCACGTCGTGCCGCTGCGCGCTCGGCCGGGCGGGGTGCTCGCGCGCAACGGGCACACCGAGGCGGCGGTGGATCTCTCGCGCCTCGCCGGCCTTCGCCCCGCCGGCGCGCTCTGCGAGATCGTCTCCGAGGACGACCCCACCGACATGGCCCGCGGCCCGGAGTTGCGCCGCTTCGCCGACGAGCACGGCCTGGCGATGATCTCGATCGCCCAGCTCATTGAGTACCGGCGCCGCCACGAGAGGTTTGTCACGCGACGCACCGAGACGCTACTGCCCACGGACTTCGGCGAATTTCGCGCCTACGGATACAGCAACGACATCGACGGCACGGAGCACGTCGCCCTCGTCGTCGGCGATGTCGCCGGGGGCAGCGATGTCCTCGTGCGCGTGCACTCCGAGTGCCTCACCGGGGACGTCTTCGCCTCACGCCGGTGCGATTGCGGGCCCCAGCTGCACGAGTCGATGCGCAGGGTGCAACAGGCCGGGCGCGGCGTCATCGTCTACGTCCGCGGGCACGAGGGCCGCGGCATAGGGCTGGTGGCCAAGCTCGAGGCCTACCGGCTGCAAGACGCCGGGCTTGACACCGTCGATGCGAACCTCGAACAGGGGCTTCCTATCGACGCCCGAGAGTACTCCGTGGCAGGTCAGATCCTCGCCGATCTGGGCGTGGAGTCCTTCGAGGTGCTCTCGAATAACCCCGAAAAGGTCGAGGCCCTGGCGGGTTTTGGGCCCGTGGTCTCGGGCCGCACTAGGATCGAGATTGTTCCCTCCCACGACAACATCCGCTACCTGCGCACCAAGCGCGAGCGCCTCGGCCACGACCTGCCCTCGGTTGAGGCCTGGGACGTAACGCCCGGCGGGCGGTAG
- a CDS encoding riboflavin synthase yields MFTGLVEEVGRVVRLEQLGDAVRVAVRAPVVTADARPGDSIAVDGVCLTVVEAAEGEFTADVMQETLNRSRLGTYAPGSRVNLERALAAGERMGGHIVQGHVDGVGEVASRTASEHWEVVRISLPAQLSRYVVEKGSITVNGTSLTVSAVGEGYFEVSLIPTTLAETTAGELGVGDPVNLEVDIVAKYVEKIVGVYH; encoded by the coding sequence ATGTTTACAGGGCTAGTTGAAGAAGTCGGCCGGGTGGTCAGGCTCGAACAGCTTGGCGACGCCGTCCGCGTGGCCGTGCGCGCCCCCGTGGTCACGGCCGATGCCCGCCCGGGCGATTCCATCGCCGTCGACGGGGTGTGCCTCACCGTCGTCGAGGCGGCGGAAGGGGAGTTTACGGCCGATGTGATGCAAGAAACTCTCAACCGCTCCCGCCTGGGCACTTACGCACCGGGCAGCAGGGTAAACCTCGAGCGCGCACTTGCCGCCGGGGAGCGCATGGGAGGACACATCGTGCAAGGCCACGTCGACGGCGTCGGCGAGGTCGCATCGCGCACCGCCTCCGAGCATTGGGAGGTCGTGCGGATCTCGCTGCCGGCGCAGCTCTCCCGCTACGTCGTGGAGAAGGGCTCGATCACCGTCAACGGGACCTCGCTGACCGTCTCCGCGGTGGGTGAGGGCTACTTCGAGGTCTCTCTCATCCCGACGACCCTGGCGGAGACGACGGCGGGCGAGCTGGGTGTTGGCGATCCGGTCAACCTCGAGGTCGATATCGTGGCCAAGTACGTCGAAAAGATTGTTGGGGTCTACCATTAG
- the ribD gene encoding bifunctional diaminohydroxyphosphoribosylaminopyrimidine deaminase/5-amino-6-(5-phosphoribosylamino)uracil reductase RibD: MRQPDVGPALRAGESVRGTTSPNPPVGCALYRPDGALIATGATSPAGGPHAEVNALRRAGSAARGAIAVVTLEPCNHTGRTGPCAEALAEAGVVEVIYLTEDPNPLAAGGADYLRSRGIEATFAPRRVKALDPWLSSVRHGRVSVTVKFAASIDGFTAAPDGTSQWITGPAAREHVHADRAARDAIVIGTGTAIADNPSLTARLPDGTLRRHQPRRVVVGTRDVPAGNLSRLGYERYGTPEEALEALWDTGARDVLVEGGASLAASFIELGVVDRVQAYLAPLLLGGGTGVLARALAPSLSAAPRYQLVDTATLGEDVLIEMEKECLQG; encoded by the coding sequence GTGAGGCAGCCAGACGTCGGCCCGGCGCTGCGGGCGGGGGAGTCGGTGCGGGGGACGACCTCGCCGAACCCGCCCGTTGGCTGCGCGCTCTACCGGCCCGACGGTGCGCTCATTGCCACCGGGGCGACCTCGCCCGCGGGAGGCCCCCACGCGGAGGTCAACGCCCTTCGGCGGGCCGGGTCCGCGGCGCGCGGGGCGATCGCGGTGGTCACTCTCGAGCCGTGCAACCACACCGGCCGCACCGGGCCGTGCGCAGAGGCGCTCGCGGAGGCGGGGGTAGTCGAAGTGATCTACCTCACCGAAGACCCCAACCCGCTGGCCGCCGGGGGTGCCGATTACCTGCGCTCACGCGGCATCGAGGCGACCTTCGCGCCCCGCCGGGTCAAGGCGCTCGACCCGTGGCTGAGCTCGGTGCGCCACGGCCGGGTCTCGGTGACGGTGAAGTTCGCCGCGAGTATCGACGGCTTCACCGCCGCCCCGGACGGCACCAGCCAGTGGATCACCGGCCCGGCCGCCCGCGAGCACGTCCACGCGGACCGCGCCGCGCGCGATGCCATCGTGATCGGCACCGGCACCGCCATCGCGGATAACCCCTCGCTCACGGCCCGCCTGCCGGACGGGACGCTGCGGCGACACCAGCCGCGGCGGGTGGTCGTCGGCACGCGGGACGTGCCCGCGGGGAACCTCTCGCGGCTTGGCTACGAGCGCTACGGCACTCCTGAGGAGGCGCTCGAGGCGCTGTGGGACACAGGTGCGCGCGACGTCCTCGTCGAGGGCGGGGCCAGCCTGGCGGCGAGCTTCATCGAGCTCGGCGTTGTCGATCGTGTCCAGGCTTACCTCGCGCCGCTGCTGCTCGGCGGCGGTACGGGGGTGCTTGCGCGCGCCCTGGCGCCGAGCCTGTCTGCGGCGCCGCGCTACCAGCTCGTTGACACCGCGACCTTAGGAGAAGACGTGCTCATCGAAATGGAGAAGGAATGTTTACAGGGCTAG
- the rpe gene encoding ribulose-phosphate 3-epimerase has translation MLYIAPSILAADYAALGQDVRKVANADLLHVDIMDGHFVPNLSFGPDLTRAVDGVTEQFLDMHLMIEQPERWFDTYVAAGGDRLIFHVEAVRDVSAAARSAHEAGAQAGFAVKPGTPIEPYLEHVELVEEVMIMSVEPGFGGQKFMPEVLAKAEALRAHIADAGLGTIIAIDGGIAASTIAQAAAAGVESFVAGSAVFGSDDPAAAVDKLRELARAAQAGPAAR, from the coding sequence ATGCTCTACATCGCCCCCTCAATCCTCGCCGCGGATTACGCGGCGCTCGGGCAGGACGTGCGCAAGGTGGCCAACGCCGACCTACTCCACGTCGACATCATGGACGGGCATTTCGTGCCCAACCTCTCCTTCGGCCCGGACCTCACCCGGGCTGTGGACGGGGTCACCGAGCAGTTCCTCGATATGCATTTGATGATCGAGCAGCCGGAGCGCTGGTTTGACACCTACGTCGCCGCGGGTGGGGACCGGCTCATCTTCCACGTCGAGGCTGTCCGCGACGTCTCCGCGGCGGCGCGGAGCGCCCACGAGGCCGGGGCGCAGGCCGGCTTCGCGGTCAAACCCGGCACCCCGATCGAGCCCTACCTCGAGCACGTCGAGCTCGTCGAAGAAGTCATGATTATGAGCGTCGAGCCGGGATTCGGCGGGCAGAAATTCATGCCAGAGGTCTTAGCCAAGGCGGAGGCACTGCGCGCCCACATCGCCGATGCGGGGCTGGGCACGATCATCGCCATCGATGGGGGCATCGCCGCGTCCACCATCGCGCAGGCGGCCGCCGCCGGGGTCGAATCCTTCGTCGCCGGCTCCGCGGTGTTCGGGTCGGATGACCCCGCCGCGGCGGTGGATAAGCTCCGGGAGCTGGCCCGCGCGGCGCAGGCGGGCCCGGCGGCCCGGTGA
- a CDS encoding RsmB/NOP family class I SAM-dependent RNA methyltransferase — MSGGFRSRAAGRRSQKAEAAPQSGQPRAAEVGSIGDAAREAAFDVVLRVATDEAFANLVLPKLLRSRRISGRDAAFATELAYGTLRTQGVIDAVIERCSSRPLGEIAPEVLAALRLGTYQLLYMRVDAHAAVDTSVRLVEAAGVVKAKGFANAVLRSVSRTPAPRWIHELAPADELGAVAFRTAHPEWIARSFSTALGPDRAAELERALEADSQRPVVHLVARPGEISAAELAAITGGEEGKYSPYAVYLPEGDPGSLEPVRSGLAGVQDEGSQLIARAVAEVEVEDDAGRWLDLCAGPGGKAALLGAIAGIEGARVDAVEVSEHRAELVRKAVGELPVRVTVGDGRDPGLDPGFDRVLVDAPCSGLGALRRRPEARWVKSEADIASLTDLQGELLASAIRLVRPGGVVVYSTCSPDLRETRGVVEAAVAAGGVEELDAHPYVPGLEDAGEGKSVQMWPHRHGTDAMFFSVLRKK; from the coding sequence GTGAGCGGAGGGTTTAGGTCGCGCGCCGCGGGGCGCCGCAGCCAGAAGGCCGAGGCGGCACCCCAGAGCGGGCAGCCCCGGGCGGCCGAGGTCGGGTCGATCGGCGACGCGGCGCGAGAGGCGGCCTTCGACGTCGTGTTGCGCGTGGCCACCGACGAGGCCTTTGCCAACCTCGTGCTGCCCAAGCTGCTGCGCTCTCGCCGCATCAGCGGGCGCGACGCGGCGTTTGCCACCGAGCTCGCCTACGGCACCCTGCGCACCCAAGGCGTGATCGACGCGGTGATTGAGCGCTGCTCCTCGCGCCCGCTGGGCGAGATCGCCCCCGAGGTTCTCGCCGCACTGCGCCTGGGCACCTACCAGTTGCTCTATATGCGAGTTGACGCCCACGCGGCCGTCGATACGTCCGTGCGCCTCGTCGAGGCCGCCGGGGTAGTGAAGGCTAAGGGGTTTGCCAACGCCGTGCTGCGCAGCGTCTCCCGCACGCCCGCGCCGCGCTGGATCCATGAGCTCGCGCCGGCAGACGAGCTCGGCGCCGTGGCGTTTCGCACCGCGCACCCCGAGTGGATCGCGCGCTCGTTTTCCACCGCGCTCGGGCCGGACCGGGCGGCGGAGCTTGAACGCGCGCTCGAGGCCGACTCGCAGCGCCCGGTCGTCCACCTCGTCGCCCGCCCCGGGGAGATCTCGGCGGCCGAGCTCGCCGCGATCACCGGGGGAGAAGAGGGGAAGTACTCCCCGTACGCGGTCTACCTGCCAGAGGGCGACCCGGGTAGCCTCGAGCCGGTGCGCAGCGGCCTGGCTGGGGTGCAGGACGAAGGCTCTCAGCTCATTGCGCGCGCCGTTGCCGAGGTTGAGGTCGAGGACGATGCGGGGCGCTGGCTCGACCTGTGCGCCGGGCCGGGCGGCAAGGCCGCGTTGCTCGGGGCAATCGCGGGCATCGAGGGCGCCCGCGTCGACGCCGTGGAGGTCAGCGAACACCGCGCCGAGCTTGTCCGCAAGGCCGTCGGCGAGCTACCCGTGCGGGTCACCGTCGGCGACGGCCGCGACCCTGGGCTCGATCCGGGCTTCGACCGCGTGCTTGTCGACGCCCCCTGTTCCGGCCTCGGCGCCCTGCGCCGCCGCCCCGAGGCGCGGTGGGTGAAATCGGAGGCGGACATAGCATCACTCACCGACCTCCAAGGTGAGCTGCTCGCCTCGGCGATTCGCCTGGTCAGACCGGGCGGCGTGGTGGTCTACTCCACCTGCTCGCCGGACCTGCGGGAGACTAGGGGGGTAGTCGAGGCCGCTGTGGCGGCGGGCGGTGTCGAAGAGCTCGATGCCCACCCCTACGTGCCGGGCCTCGAGGACGCCGGGGAGGGCAAGAGCGTGCAGATGTGGCCGCACCGCCACGGCACCGACGCGATGTTTTTCAGCGTGCTGCGCAAGAAGTAG
- the fmt gene encoding methionyl-tRNA formyltransferase: protein MRLVFAGTPEPAAVALERLIASEHVVEAVITRPDARKGRGRSLHPSPVKEVALNSGIEVYTPTTLKENGEIRAALREISPQAIPVVAYGNLIPADMLDIPEHGWINLHFSLLPRWRGAAPVQAAIAAGDVDTGATTFRIDEGLDTGPILGHIHAEIRPRDTADDLLTRLATSGAELLVETMTGLERGESTPVAQPPEGTYAGKITSADARVSWESEAAAIDRQIRAHTPAPGAWTTLCGERIKLGPVEPCERAGLSPGQVSVGKGEVVVGTRGGAVRLGTIQPPGKKMMPAPDWARGIHGANGNGKELVFE, encoded by the coding sequence ATGCGCCTCGTCTTCGCCGGAACACCCGAGCCCGCCGCGGTCGCTCTCGAGCGCCTCATCGCCTCGGAGCACGTCGTGGAAGCCGTCATCACCAGGCCCGACGCGCGCAAGGGCCGCGGCCGCAGCCTGCACCCCTCGCCGGTCAAGGAGGTCGCGCTGAACAGCGGCATCGAGGTCTATACCCCGACCACGCTGAAAGAAAACGGGGAGATCCGCGCCGCGCTGCGCGAGATCTCCCCGCAGGCGATCCCCGTCGTCGCCTACGGCAACCTCATCCCCGCGGATATGCTCGACATCCCGGAACACGGCTGGATAAACCTGCATTTCTCCCTCCTGCCGCGCTGGCGCGGCGCCGCCCCAGTGCAGGCCGCGATCGCCGCCGGGGACGTCGATACCGGGGCGACGACGTTTCGCATCGATGAGGGGCTCGACACCGGCCCGATCCTCGGCCACATCCACGCGGAGATCCGGCCGCGCGATACCGCCGACGACCTGCTCACCCGCCTCGCTACGTCCGGGGCCGAGTTGCTCGTGGAGACGATGACGGGCCTCGAGCGCGGGGAGTCTACCCCCGTCGCCCAGCCGCCGGAGGGGACGTACGCGGGCAAGATCACGAGCGCGGACGCGCGGGTGAGCTGGGAGTCCGAGGCGGCGGCGATCGACCGCCAGATCCGTGCCCACACCCCGGCGCCCGGCGCGTGGACGACTCTTTGCGGCGAGCGCATCAAGCTCGGGCCCGTGGAGCCTTGCGAGCGGGCAGGGCTTTCACCCGGGCAGGTCAGCGTGGGGAAGGGCGAGGTGGTCGTCGGCACGCGCGGCGGTGCCGTGCGCCTTGGGACGATCCAGCCGCCAGGCAAGAAGATGATGCCCGCGCCCGACTGGGCGCGCGGGATCCACGGCGCTAACGGCAACGGAAAGGAGCTGGTGTTCGAGTGA
- the def gene encoding peptide deformylase: MAIREIRLFGDPVLNSPMPPVARFDSSLRTLVSDMLETMDAAGGVGLAANQVGVAARVFVFDCQGMRGHAVNPTWRPLGDDVQTGGEGCLSVPGIGGTVTRHNSVVMSATDTSGRPLTVRATGLLARCIQHETDHLDGVMFMRRMDPEARKEAMALIRASEWFKEN, translated from the coding sequence ATGGCTATACGTGAGATCCGCTTGTTCGGCGACCCGGTGCTCAATTCGCCCATGCCGCCGGTGGCTCGGTTCGACTCCTCGCTGCGCACCCTGGTGAGCGACATGCTCGAGACGATGGACGCCGCAGGCGGGGTCGGGCTGGCCGCCAACCAGGTCGGCGTCGCCGCCCGCGTCTTCGTCTTCGATTGCCAGGGCATGCGCGGCCACGCCGTCAACCCCACGTGGCGGCCGCTGGGAGATGACGTCCAGACCGGGGGCGAAGGTTGCCTGTCAGTGCCGGGCATCGGCGGGACCGTGACCCGGCACAACAGCGTTGTCATGTCCGCTACCGACACCTCCGGTCGCCCGTTGACAGTGAGAGCGACGGGGCTGCTCGCGCGCTGCATCCAGCACGAGACGGACCACCTCGACGGGGTCATGTTCATGCGTCGCATGGACCCGGAGGCGCGCAAGGAAGCAATGGCGCTCATCCGCGCCTCCGAGTGGTTTAAGGAGAACTAG